One genomic segment of Tursiops truncatus isolate mTurTru1 chromosome 11, mTurTru1.mat.Y, whole genome shotgun sequence includes these proteins:
- the RXYLT1 gene encoding ribitol-5-phosphate xylosyltransferase 1 isoform X2 yields MDVFQWPLGVATYRNFPVVEANWSMLHNERPYLCNFVGTIYENSSRQALMNILKQDGNDKLCWVSAREQWQPQETNESLKNYQDALRQSDLTLCPAGVNTECYRIYEACSYGSVPVVEDVMTAGSCGNSSVYHNAPLQLLKSMNAPFIFIKNWKELPAILEKEKTIILQEKIQRRKRLLHWYQNFKAELKMRFINIVESSFLKNNKG; encoded by the exons ATGGATGTTTTTCAATGGCCTTTAGGAGTAGCAAC ATACAGGAATTTTCCTGTGGTGGAGGCGAATTGGTCAATGCTGCATAATGAAAGGCCATACTTGTGTAATTTCGTAGGAACCATTTATGAAAATTCATCCAGACAAGCACTAATGAACATTTTGAAACAAGATGGGAATGATAAGCTTTGTTGGGTTTCAGCAAGAGAACA GTGGCAGCctcaagaaacaaatgaaagccTTAAGAATTATCAAGATGCTCTGCGTCAGAGTGATCTCACATTGTGCCCAGCAGGAGTAAACACGGAGTGTTACAGAATATATGAGGCTTGCTCCTATGGCTCTGTTCCTGTGGTAGAAGACGTAATGACAGCTGGCAGCTGTGGAAATTCATCTGTTTACCATAATGCTCCTCTGCAGTTACTCAAGTCCATGAATGCTCCCTTTATCTTTATTAAGAACTGGAAGGAACTTCCTgctattttagaaaaagagaaaactataattttacaagaaaagattcaaagaagaaaaaggttacTTCACTGGTATCAAAACTTCAAAGCAGAGCTAAAAATGAGATTTATTAATATTGTGGAAAGTTCATTTCTAAAGAACAATAAAGGTTAA